One Nocardioides aromaticivorans genomic window carries:
- a CDS encoding alpha/beta fold hydrolase, giving the protein MPTTTTHQLPVPGAVLTYDVHTPDAPGPHRPVMVFGSPMSASGFEQLVPLLDDRTVITYDPRMAERSKLDEDGEVSFEIHGDDVHRVVEATGLGPVDVFASSGGAVAALPWLLAHPEQVGTVVLHEPPLSAILEDREVLERAYADIVATYRAHGQGPAMAKFIQLVMVQGPLPDDYLDRPAPSPEQFGLPAEDDGSRDDALLGHNMAIPAYQPDVEALRASGVRIVPAVGAASTTEMPRRAGEALAALLGVEVVEFPGDHGGFVANEWSPGNDPAAFAARLKDVLDRQ; this is encoded by the coding sequence ATGCCGACCACGACCACCCACCAGCTGCCCGTCCCCGGCGCCGTCCTGACCTACGACGTGCACACCCCGGACGCGCCGGGCCCGCACCGGCCGGTCATGGTGTTCGGCTCCCCCATGTCGGCCTCGGGATTCGAGCAGCTGGTCCCGCTGCTCGACGACCGCACGGTCATCACCTACGACCCGCGGATGGCTGAGCGCAGCAAGCTCGACGAGGACGGGGAGGTCTCCTTCGAGATCCACGGCGACGACGTGCACCGCGTCGTCGAGGCCACCGGGCTCGGACCGGTCGACGTCTTCGCGTCGAGCGGTGGGGCGGTGGCGGCGCTGCCCTGGCTGCTCGCCCACCCGGAGCAGGTCGGCACGGTCGTGCTGCACGAGCCGCCGCTGTCGGCGATCCTGGAGGACCGCGAGGTGCTCGAGAGGGCCTACGCCGACATCGTGGCGACCTACCGCGCGCACGGCCAGGGACCCGCGATGGCCAAGTTCATCCAGCTCGTGATGGTGCAGGGTCCGCTGCCGGACGACTACCTCGACCGACCGGCGCCGTCGCCCGAGCAGTTCGGGCTCCCGGCCGAGGACGACGGCAGCCGCGACGACGCGCTGCTGGGCCACAACATGGCGATCCCGGCGTACCAGCCGGACGTCGAGGCCCTGCGTGCCTCCGGCGTCCGCATCGTGCCGGCCGTCGGGGCCGCCAGCACCACCGAGATGCCGCGCCGCGCCGGCGAGGCGCTGGCCGCGCTGCTCGGCGTCGAGGTGGTCGAGTTCCCCGGGGACCACGGCGGCTTCGTCGCCAACGAGTGGTCGCCGGGCAACGACCCGGCCGCCTTCGCCGCGAGGCTCAAGGACGTCCTCGACCGGCAGTGA